A stretch of the Thermofilum adornatum genome encodes the following:
- a CDS encoding AMP-binding protein produces the protein MSSQRIVPPAARFKVMTLAEYKKVYQESIRDPVDFWARQSKKLLWEKPWTSAITGEPPRSRWFEGGRLNPYQNVMGKHRDTPVWSRAATIYESEEGDVEILTYRRLDDMAGRIAGWLESQGVSKGDWTLLYAPPTPEAIAFMLASLRLGAPFEPVFTGFGWYELAKRVRNRSPKVVFVVDGYKRRGKEISLVETTEKAIEASGVETKILVSNRLGLRLPRLHETYPLDDALRENHTADSRVVDSSDPIFGLHPGYEDDFKPVSFPAGGYLTQAYATSYWLGLKPLEVLFNTVWPGWITGVTYLLFGPLMTGTTIVLYDGAPDWRSWDRWFTILERYAVTIFLTTSGALRALSKQSPETYRKHDYDTLKAILVTAEPLDTDTWSWAYRNLGTLRSPIIDSDPTVLSGAIPVVNLYIQSEIATFATGNLPSYTFPHIVPGTNGPPIPGFHLDILSDGRLVVKNPWPAMPVEAPQEYYEKWSEGFYDTGDLATYTIDGYIQVLGRRDTVMKINGYRISPGAIEKAIETLPGVKRALVAGKPDPQKFEAPVVIVEGRAEAEQVRKLIREYITPIADPAKINFTDKIQYATRHELKNKLRNL, from the coding sequence ATGAGTTCCCAGCGCATAGTTCCACCTGCCGCACGTTTCAAGGTGATGACACTAGCAGAGTACAAGAAGGTCTACCAAGAGAGCATAAGGGACCCAGTAGACTTCTGGGCAAGGCAATCCAAGAAACTCTTGTGGGAAAAGCCCTGGACCAGCGCCATTACAGGTGAGCCCCCCAGGTCAAGGTGGTTTGAAGGCGGGAGACTAAACCCCTACCAGAACGTAATGGGAAAGCACAGGGACACGCCTGTATGGAGCAGGGCCGCGACGATCTACGAGTCGGAAGAAGGCGACGTAGAAATATTGACGTACAGGCGGCTAGACGACATGGCTGGCAGAATAGCGGGCTGGCTAGAGTCACAGGGCGTTTCGAAGGGAGACTGGACCCTGCTATATGCTCCACCAACACCCGAAGCCATAGCGTTTATGCTTGCATCTTTACGCCTAGGGGCACCCTTCGAGCCCGTATTCACTGGGTTCGGCTGGTACGAGCTCGCAAAACGTGTGAGGAACAGGTCCCCTAAGGTGGTCTTCGTCGTGGACGGCTACAAGCGTAGAGGAAAAGAAATAAGCCTAGTCGAGACCACAGAAAAAGCTATAGAGGCCTCTGGCGTGGAGACGAAGATCCTCGTATCCAACAGGCTGGGGTTGAGGCTTCCACGACTCCATGAGACATATCCACTAGACGACGCTCTCCGCGAGAACCACACAGCAGATAGCAGGGTAGTCGATTCCAGCGACCCTATTTTTGGTCTTCACCCAGGCTACGAAGACGACTTCAAGCCCGTAAGCTTCCCAGCTGGCGGATACTTGACACAGGCATATGCCACGTCCTACTGGCTGGGGCTCAAGCCACTAGAAGTACTATTTAACACTGTCTGGCCCGGCTGGATCACGGGGGTAACCTACCTCTTATTCGGACCCCTAATGACGGGCACGACAATTGTCCTTTACGACGGGGCCCCAGACTGGAGAAGCTGGGACAGGTGGTTCACGATACTCGAAAGATACGCTGTTACAATATTCCTGACGACTTCTGGCGCGCTTAGGGCTCTCTCAAAGCAGAGCCCAGAGACCTACAGGAAGCATGACTACGACACCCTGAAAGCCATACTCGTCACAGCCGAGCCGCTGGACACAGATACGTGGAGCTGGGCCTACAGGAATCTGGGAACACTTCGAAGCCCAATAATAGACTCGGATCCCACTGTCCTCTCAGGAGCAATACCAGTCGTAAACCTATACATACAGAGCGAGATAGCAACCTTTGCGACAGGCAACCTCCCAAGCTACACGTTCCCACACATAGTTCCAGGAACTAATGGTCCGCCGATACCCGGCTTCCACCTGGACATACTCAGCGACGGCAGGTTAGTCGTCAAGAACCCGTGGCCAGCCATGCCAGTCGAGGCGCCTCAAGAATACTATGAAAAATGGTCAGAAGGCTTTTACGACACAGGCGACCTAGCCACCTACACGATCGACGGCTACATTCAGGTGCTCGGCAGGAGAGACACAGTCATGAAGATAAACGGCTACAGGATAAGCCCCGGGGCGATCGAGAAAGCCATAGAAACATTGCCCGGCGTAAAGAGGGCACTTGTTGCAGGCAAGCCGGACCCCCAG
- a CDS encoding MBL fold metallo-hydrolase produces MKLRYGDIVLTIEEEGVNINSEICIDVFKSTECKQHIYTRPIENTSQVMQLSPEERAETRGTRVRAFPCKPCIGNGETGGEATQSYLVKSQGFSIYFHGCRHMPCNLEGLQGEKIDILILKIGPENMSPEEASELVKTLKPALAVPLCHVPEDGHKFRDLASPYTQVVLSI; encoded by the coding sequence ATGAAATTGAGGTATGGAGACATAGTTCTCACAATCGAGGAAGAAGGCGTAAACATCAACTCAGAAATCTGCATAGATGTTTTCAAATCCACGGAGTGCAAACAACACATTTACACTAGACCGATCGAGAACACAAGTCAAGTTATGCAGCTATCTCCAGAGGAGAGAGCTGAGACACGGGGTACCCGTGTTAGGGCTTTCCCATGTAAGCCATGCATTGGGAATGGTGAGACAGGCGGGGAGGCGACCCAGAGTTACCTCGTAAAAAGCCAAGGCTTTTCAATTTATTTTCACGGGTGCAGACACATGCCCTGCAACCTTGAGGGTCTCCAGGGCGAGAAGATCGACATCCTTATCCTAAAAATTGGTCCCGAAAACATGTCCCCAGAGGAGGCGTCCGAGCTCGTGAAAACACTTAAACCAGCGCTAGCGGTACCTCTATGTCATGTACCCGAGGATGGGCATAAATTTAGAGACTTAGCATCTCCATATACACAGGTCGTCTTGTCTATTTAG